One window of the Shewanella khirikhana genome contains the following:
- the nhaB gene encoding sodium/proton antiporter NhaB, producing the protein MPSTLGQSLFANFLGNSPRWYKLAILSFLAINPVLFYLNPFVAGWVLVIQFIFTLAMALKCYPLQPGGLLAIEAVIIGMTTPSQVLHEIEANLEVLLLLVFMVAGIYFMKQLLLFAFTKMLTKVRSKVVVSLLFCIASAFLSAFLDALTVIAVIITVAVGFYSIYHKVASGKDFSSDHDHTSEAPEQLNEEELESFRGFLRNLLMHAGVGTALGGVCTMVGEPQNLIIAAQANWQFAEFAIRMSPVTVPVFFAGILTCFLVEKFKIFGYGAKLPDAVHRILSDYDAYEDARRSPRDKVKLLVQALVGVWLIVGLAFHLASVGLIGLSVIILNTAFNGITDEHALGKAFEEALPFTALLAVFFAVVGVIIDQQLFGPVIQWALGFEGNVQLVIFYIANGLLSMVSDNVFVGTVYINEVKAALLNGQISRDQFDLLAVAINTGTNLPSVATPNGQAAFLFLLTSALAPLIRLSYGRMVMMALPYTIVLSIVGILTIEMGLLEQMTQYFYDVNLINHHSVAEAAGKALGGH; encoded by the coding sequence ATGCCATCTACTCTAGGGCAGTCGTTATTTGCCAACTTTCTGGGAAACTCCCCCAGATGGTATAAACTCGCGATTCTGTCGTTTCTCGCGATAAACCCGGTACTCTTTTATCTAAACCCCTTTGTTGCGGGCTGGGTATTGGTCATTCAGTTTATTTTTACCCTGGCGATGGCACTCAAGTGCTACCCGCTGCAGCCCGGTGGTTTGCTGGCTATCGAAGCGGTCATCATCGGTATGACCACCCCCAGTCAGGTACTGCATGAAATCGAGGCTAACCTCGAAGTGCTGTTGCTGCTGGTGTTTATGGTGGCCGGTATCTATTTTATGAAGCAGCTGCTGCTGTTTGCCTTCACCAAGATGCTGACCAAGGTGCGCTCCAAGGTGGTGGTATCACTGCTGTTTTGTATCGCCTCCGCCTTCCTGTCGGCCTTCCTCGATGCACTGACAGTAATCGCCGTTATTATCACTGTGGCAGTGGGCTTCTACTCGATTTACCACAAGGTGGCATCGGGTAAAGATTTCAGCTCCGATCACGACCACACCTCCGAAGCGCCCGAGCAGCTCAATGAAGAAGAGCTCGAATCTTTTCGCGGCTTCCTGCGTAACCTGTTAATGCACGCCGGTGTGGGTACTGCCCTGGGCGGTGTGTGCACCATGGTGGGCGAGCCACAAAACCTGATTATTGCCGCCCAGGCCAACTGGCAGTTTGCCGAGTTCGCGATTCGCATGTCGCCGGTAACAGTGCCTGTGTTCTTTGCCGGGATCCTGACCTGCTTCCTGGTAGAGAAATTTAAAATCTTCGGTTACGGCGCCAAGTTGCCCGACGCAGTGCACCGCATTTTGTCAGATTACGACGCTTATGAAGATGCGCGCCGCAGCCCAAGAGACAAAGTCAAGCTGCTGGTGCAAGCCCTCGTGGGTGTGTGGTTGATTGTGGGCCTGGCGTTCCACCTGGCCTCTGTGGGTCTGATTGGTCTGTCGGTCATCATCCTCAACACCGCCTTTAACGGCATCACAGATGAGCACGCGCTCGGTAAAGCATTCGAAGAAGCCCTGCCCTTTACCGCGCTGCTGGCCGTGTTCTTTGCCGTGGTGGGTGTGATTATCGACCAGCAACTCTTTGGTCCTGTTATCCAATGGGCGCTCGGCTTTGAAGGTAATGTACAGCTGGTGATTTTCTATATCGCCAACGGACTGCTCTCAATGGTCAGCGACAACGTGTTCGTGGGCACTGTGTACATCAACGAAGTGAAAGCTGCGCTGCTCAATGGCCAAATCAGCCGAGATCAGTTCGATTTGCTGGCTGTCGCCATCAATACCGGTACCAACCTGCCCTCGGTTGCCACACCTAACGGTCAGGCTGCATTCCTGTTCCTGTTGACCTCTGCGTTGGCGCCGCTTATTCGTCTGTCCTACGGCCGCATGGTGATGATGGCACTACCCTACACTATCGTGCTGTCGATTGTCGGTATTCTGACTATCGAAATGGGGCTTTTGGAGCAGATGACCCAGTACTTCTACGATGTGAACCTGATTAACCACCACAGCGTGGCAGAGGCTGCCGGTAAAGCATTGGGTGGACATTAA
- a CDS encoding lytic murein transglycosylase, producing the protein MKSLLCTSLSALALLSGVALAEDSHSGSFADYLEGLRKEALERHDIRPETISAVFPKVKEFRLAKSQNGDDEATPESAGSLDKYLPSVLTDTLVDEAKFQYQGHSETLTRIGDAYGVQPRFIVALWGLESRYGRESGAYPVLSVTASKAYRGVREAFYREQFFAALNILDSSSWQLEQLLATPDGRMGQPKLLPAGFLAYAKDGDDDGKADIWTNPADVFASIASFMKESGWRADETWGRQVKIPADFDVTLASSGVKKGFADWQALGVRRFDGTDLPARSDMLVTMVMPDGPKGRVYLVYDNYLAIKRWRDSDYFALALVHLSDRIKFQLGE; encoded by the coding sequence GTGAAGTCATTACTCTGTACTTCCCTGTCTGCTTTGGCACTGTTGTCCGGCGTGGCACTTGCCGAAGATAGTCACAGTGGCAGCTTTGCTGACTACCTCGAAGGGCTTCGTAAAGAAGCCCTTGAAAGACATGACATTCGCCCGGAAACCATTTCCGCGGTATTCCCCAAAGTGAAAGAGTTCCGTTTGGCCAAAAGCCAAAACGGCGACGATGAAGCGACACCTGAAAGTGCCGGCAGTCTCGATAAGTACCTGCCAAGTGTGCTGACTGATACCCTGGTCGATGAGGCCAAGTTTCAGTACCAGGGCCACAGCGAGACCTTGACGCGGATCGGCGACGCCTACGGCGTGCAGCCGCGGTTTATCGTGGCGCTGTGGGGGCTTGAGTCGCGCTATGGTCGTGAGTCAGGCGCATATCCTGTACTGTCGGTGACGGCGTCAAAAGCCTACCGTGGGGTACGTGAAGCCTTCTATCGTGAACAGTTTTTTGCCGCCTTGAATATCCTCGACAGCAGCAGCTGGCAGCTTGAGCAGCTTTTGGCGACCCCAGATGGCCGTATGGGGCAACCCAAGTTGCTGCCAGCAGGCTTCCTGGCCTATGCCAAAGACGGTGACGATGATGGCAAAGCGGATATCTGGACCAATCCTGCCGACGTATTCGCCTCTATCGCTTCTTTTATGAAGGAGTCCGGCTGGCGCGCCGACGAAACCTGGGGCCGCCAGGTGAAAATCCCTGCCGATTTCGATGTGACGCTCGCATCCAGTGGGGTCAAGAAAGGCTTTGCCGATTGGCAGGCGCTGGGCGTTCGGCGCTTCGATGGCACTGATTTACCGGCCCGCAGCGATATGTTGGTCACCATGGTAATGCCCGATGGCCCCAAGGGGCGGGTATACCTGGTGTACGACAACTATCTTGCAATCAAGCGTTGGCGGGACAGCGACTATTTTGCGCTTGCGCTTGTGCATCTGTCGGATCGCATCAAGTTTCAACTGGGAGAATAG
- a CDS encoding SpoVR family protein, protein MGKRKPLNDGPDWTFELLEAYQHEIERVATHYRLNYYPNQIEVITAEQMMDAYAGIGMPIGYTHWSFGKRFIQTEQSYKRGHMGLAYEIVINSNPCIAYLMEENTITMQALVMAHACYGHNSFFKGNYLFKTWTDASSIIDYLVFAKNYIAECEERHGVEAVENILDSCHALQNYGVDRYKRPSEISFREEKARQKEREEYLQSQVNDLWRTVPTSATEKEKQPKKRFPAEPQENILYFIEKHAPLLEPWQREIVRIVRKMGQYFYPQKQTQVMNEGWATFWHYTILNHLYDEGLVTDRFMLEFLQSHTGVVAQPPYNSRYYSGINPYALGFNMFTDIRRICENPTEEDRAWFPEIAGSNWLDTLHFAMENFKDESFISQYLSPTLIRQFKLFGIVDDERKNYLSISAIHDEQGYRDIRQMLSQQYNLSNLEPNIQVHSVEVMGDRSITLRYVPFNDIPLAQDSFEVLKHLHRLWGFTVILQQEESDGTLKELGRCPAVHSDDGSI, encoded by the coding sequence ATGGGGAAACGCAAACCGTTAAATGATGGACCCGATTGGACCTTTGAGCTCCTGGAGGCCTATCAGCATGAAATTGAACGCGTCGCGACGCACTATCGGCTCAATTATTATCCCAATCAGATTGAGGTAATCACCGCTGAGCAGATGATGGACGCCTATGCAGGCATAGGCATGCCCATTGGATACACCCACTGGTCATTCGGCAAACGTTTTATTCAAACCGAGCAAAGTTACAAGCGTGGTCATATGGGGCTGGCCTACGAGATTGTGATCAACTCCAACCCCTGTATCGCCTATTTAATGGAAGAAAATACCATCACCATGCAGGCACTGGTGATGGCCCACGCCTGCTACGGCCATAACAGTTTCTTTAAGGGCAACTACTTATTTAAAACCTGGACCGATGCCAGCTCCATTATCGATTATCTGGTGTTCGCCAAAAATTACATTGCCGAGTGCGAGGAGCGCCACGGCGTTGAAGCGGTTGAGAATATTCTCGACTCCTGCCATGCGCTGCAAAATTACGGCGTAGACAGATATAAGCGCCCTTCCGAGATCTCCTTTCGCGAAGAAAAAGCCCGCCAGAAAGAGCGTGAAGAATACCTGCAAAGTCAGGTGAATGATTTGTGGCGTACCGTGCCCACCAGCGCCACCGAAAAAGAAAAGCAGCCGAAAAAACGTTTCCCCGCAGAGCCGCAGGAAAACATCCTTTATTTTATTGAGAAACACGCGCCACTGCTGGAGCCATGGCAGCGGGAGATAGTGCGTATCGTGCGCAAGATGGGTCAGTATTTTTATCCGCAAAAGCAAACCCAGGTAATGAACGAAGGCTGGGCCACCTTCTGGCACTACACCATTTTGAACCACCTCTATGACGAAGGTCTGGTGACCGACCGCTTTATGCTGGAATTCCTGCAAAGTCACACCGGCGTGGTGGCGCAGCCTCCCTACAACAGCCGCTACTACTCAGGCATTAACCCCTACGCCCTGGGGTTCAATATGTTTACCGATATCCGCCGCATTTGTGAAAACCCCACCGAAGAAGACAGAGCCTGGTTCCCTGAAATTGCGGGCAGTAATTGGCTCGATACCTTGCATTTCGCCATGGAGAATTTTAAGGACGAGAGTTTTATCAGCCAATATCTGTCACCGACATTGATCCGCCAGTTCAAGCTGTTTGGCATTGTGGATGATGAGCGTAAAAATTACCTGTCCATTTCCGCCATTCACGATGAACAGGGCTATCGTGATATCAGACAGATGTTGTCGCAGCAATATAATCTGTCCAACCTTGAGCCCAATATTCAGGTGCACAGCGTAGAAGTGATGGGCGACAGATCCATTACCTTAAGGTACGTCCCCTTCAACGACATACCGCTGGCACAGGACTCCTTTGAAGTGCTTAAACACCTGCATCGCCTATGGGGCTTTACGGTGATTTTGCAGCAGGAAGAAAGTGATGGCACCTTAAAAGAACTGGGGCGCTGCCCAGCTGTGCATTCAGACGATGGCAGTATCTGA
- the fadR gene encoding fatty acid metabolism transcriptional regulator FadR codes for MIINAKGPASFAEKYIVRSIWENKFPPGSILPAERELSELIGVTRTTLREVLQRLARDGWLTIQHGKPTRVNNFWETSGLNILETIADLNPEGFPVLVDQLLSARTNVSAIYFRGAVRHNPETAVEVLGKIHGMPDTPEAYAEFDYELHHTLAFSSGNPLYVLILNGFKGLYSRVGRYYFSSGEARKMALDFYIELEQLAKRHAYGEVPSLMRTYGINSGKMWQKLKDAMPADINQDPHG; via the coding sequence ATGATTATCAATGCCAAAGGTCCTGCGAGTTTCGCAGAGAAATACATAGTGCGTTCTATCTGGGAAAATAAATTTCCCCCCGGCTCCATTCTTCCCGCCGAGCGCGAATTGTCAGAGCTTATCGGTGTTACCCGTACCACGTTGCGTGAAGTGTTGCAGCGTCTGGCCCGTGATGGCTGGTTGACTATCCAGCACGGCAAACCAACCCGGGTGAACAATTTCTGGGAAACCTCTGGTCTGAATATCCTTGAAACCATTGCCGATTTGAATCCTGAGGGTTTTCCGGTATTGGTAGACCAGCTGCTGTCGGCCCGCACCAACGTCAGCGCTATTTATTTCCGCGGTGCTGTGCGTCACAACCCGGAAACTGCCGTTGAAGTGCTGGGGAAGATCCACGGCATGCCAGATACGCCGGAAGCCTACGCCGAGTTTGATTACGAACTGCATCACACGCTGGCGTTTTCCTCTGGAAACCCACTGTATGTGTTGATCCTGAACGGCTTTAAAGGCCTTTACAGCCGTGTTGGTCGTTATTACTTCTCCAGCGGTGAAGCCCGTAAAATGGCACTGGATTTCTACATTGAGCTTGAGCAGCTGGCCAAACGCCACGCCTACGGCGAAGTGCCTTCTTTGATGCGCACCTATGGCATTAACAGTGGCAAAATGTGGCAGAAGCTGAAAGATGCCATGCCAGCCGATATTAATCAGGATCCGCACGGCTGA
- a CDS encoding YeaH/YhbH family protein, with protein MANFIDRRLNAKGKSTVNRQRFINRYKKQIKKAVSDAVTRRSVTDVDKGEKISIPTRDITEPMFHQGKGGYRERVHPGNDQFTRGDKIDRPPQGGGGQGSGQGDASDSGEGQDDFVFQISKDEYLELLFEDLELPNLQKNRLNKLVEFQTYRAGFTNDGVPANINIVRSLRSSLARRTAMSAGKKRELRALQAELDELENTPGANAERILALKDQIEVLKKKIDAVPFIDTFDLRYNNFAKREVPSSQAVMFCLMDVSGSMDQATKDMAKRFYILLYLFLTRTYKNLEVVYIRHHTQAKEVDEHEFFYSQETGGTIVSSALKLMVEIQKERYPADEWNIYAAQASDGDNWADDSPTCRQILQQQILPMVRYYSYIEITNRAHQTLWREYESLMQVFDNMAVQHIRQAEDIYPVFRELFKKQAV; from the coding sequence ATGGCGAATTTTATTGATAGGCGATTGAACGCCAAGGGGAAAAGCACGGTAAACCGGCAGCGGTTTATCAACCGATATAAAAAACAAATCAAAAAGGCCGTGAGCGACGCGGTCACCCGTCGCAGTGTTACCGATGTCGACAAAGGCGAAAAAATCAGCATTCCCACCCGGGATATCACCGAGCCCATGTTTCATCAGGGTAAAGGCGGCTATCGCGAGCGGGTACATCCCGGCAATGACCAATTCACCCGCGGCGATAAGATTGACCGGCCTCCTCAGGGCGGTGGCGGTCAGGGCAGTGGTCAGGGTGATGCTTCCGACTCCGGCGAAGGTCAGGACGACTTTGTGTTTCAGATCTCCAAAGATGAGTATCTGGAGCTGCTGTTTGAAGATCTGGAGCTGCCAAACCTGCAAAAAAACCGGCTTAACAAGCTGGTTGAGTTTCAAACCTACCGCGCCGGTTTTACCAATGATGGTGTGCCTGCCAACATCAACATTGTTAGGTCTCTGCGCTCATCCCTTGCGCGCCGCACCGCCATGAGTGCGGGCAAAAAGCGTGAGTTACGTGCCCTTCAGGCCGAACTCGATGAGCTTGAAAACACCCCGGGGGCCAATGCCGAGCGGATTTTGGCGCTGAAGGACCAAATTGAGGTACTCAAAAAGAAAATAGATGCGGTGCCCTTTATCGACACTTTTGACTTACGTTACAACAACTTCGCGAAGCGTGAAGTACCCTCCAGTCAGGCGGTGATGTTCTGCCTGATGGATGTATCAGGCTCCATGGATCAGGCCACCAAGGACATGGCCAAACGCTTCTATATTCTGCTGTACCTGTTTTTGACCCGCACCTACAAAAACCTGGAAGTGGTCTACATTCGACACCACACCCAGGCCAAGGAAGTGGATGAACATGAGTTCTTCTACTCCCAGGAAACCGGCGGCACCATAGTCTCGTCGGCACTGAAGCTGATGGTTGAGATCCAAAAAGAGCGCTATCCCGCAGATGAGTGGAATATTTACGCCGCTCAAGCCTCCGATGGCGACAACTGGGCTGATGACTCACCCACCTGCAGGCAAATTCTGCAACAACAAATTTTGCCCATGGTGCGTTACTACAGCTATATCGAAATCACCAACCGCGCCCACCAAACCCTGTGGCGTGAATATGAATCCCTCATGCAAGTATTCGACAACATGGCCGTGCAGCACATTCGCCAGGCCGAAGATATCTACCCTGTTTTCAGAGAACTGTTTAAAAAGCAGGCGGTGTAA
- the minE gene encoding cell division topological specificity factor MinE, producing the protein MSLLDYFRSSKKANSASMAKERLQIIVAHQRGERDAPDYFPQMKQEIIEVIRKYVHISEEQVSVQLEQNDDNLSVLELNVTLPER; encoded by the coding sequence ATGTCTTTACTCGATTACTTCAGAAGCAGCAAGAAAGCCAATTCGGCCTCCATGGCCAAGGAACGCTTGCAAATCATCGTGGCCCATCAACGGGGTGAGCGCGACGCGCCGGATTATTTCCCGCAAATGAAGCAGGAAATCATCGAGGTGATCCGCAAATACGTGCACATTTCCGAAGAGCAGGTGTCGGTGCAGCTTGAGCAAAACGACGATAACCTGTCGGTGCTCGAGCTGAACGTAACGCTGCCGGAGCGCTGA
- the minC gene encoding septum site-determining protein MinC, whose protein sequence is MPKASLELKGSSFTLSVLHINSANLDSLAGELDRKLAQAPQFFIGAPLVLNLGAIDDGEMDLAALKQLLVSRQLVIVGVTSASKALAEQAKSLGLAIVKAGKTANGQTSPAAPSEPKTTRIVRQNVRSGQQIYVKNGDLVVIGAVGNGAEVIADGSIHIYGALRGKAMAGANGAKDAVILAKSLEPELISIAGQYWLTENLQKHGVTAKSGCVRLEGDSLTVESLPL, encoded by the coding sequence ATGCCAAAAGCAAGCCTTGAATTAAAGGGATCTTCTTTCACGCTTTCTGTTTTGCATATTAACAGCGCAAATTTGGACAGCCTTGCCGGTGAACTGGACCGTAAACTCGCCCAGGCCCCGCAATTTTTCATTGGCGCGCCCCTGGTGCTTAACCTGGGTGCGATTGACGACGGTGAAATGGATTTAGCCGCGCTGAAACAACTTCTTGTATCGCGCCAGCTGGTAATAGTAGGCGTGACTTCCGCTTCAAAAGCCCTTGCCGAGCAAGCCAAATCCTTGGGGCTGGCTATCGTCAAGGCTGGCAAAACCGCCAACGGTCAGACTTCCCCTGCCGCCCCTTCAGAGCCCAAAACCACCCGGATCGTGAGACAAAACGTACGTTCCGGTCAGCAGATCTACGTCAAAAACGGCGATCTGGTGGTGATTGGCGCCGTGGGAAATGGCGCAGAAGTGATTGCCGATGGCAGCATACATATTTATGGGGCACTCAGGGGCAAAGCCATGGCTGGAGCCAACGGCGCCAAGGATGCCGTTATCCTGGCCAAATCCCTTGAACCCGAACTGATTTCCATCGCGGGTCAATACTGGCTGACAGAGAATTTACAAAAGCACGGTGTGACTGCGAAAAGCGGCTGTGTGCGCCTCGAAGGCGACTCACTAACAGTAGAATCACTGCCATTGTGA
- a CDS encoding YcgL domain-containing protein, translating into MICAVYKSSRKEETFLFVPKREDFSQVPEPLMQMFGQPKLVMLLPLDKKDKLGIADISKVRAELEQKGYYLQIPPPKENLLTEHRRSLGIED; encoded by the coding sequence ATGATATGTGCCGTTTATAAGAGCAGCCGAAAGGAAGAAACCTTTCTGTTTGTCCCCAAACGAGAGGATTTCAGCCAGGTGCCTGAGCCGCTGATGCAGATGTTCGGGCAACCTAAATTGGTAATGTTGTTACCGCTGGATAAAAAAGACAAACTGGGGATAGCGGACATCAGCAAGGTACGCGCCGAACTCGAACAAAAGGGTTACTACTTGCAAATTCCGCCCCCAAAAGAGAACTTATTGACCGAACACCGCCGCAGTTTAGGCATAGAGGATTGA
- the rnd gene encoding ribonuclease D produces MLEFQYVKDDETLGALVEQYRQSPVLVLDTEFVRTRTYYARLGLIQAYDGKTLALIDPLDIQDLSPFWSLLTEPGILKLVHSCSEDLEVFARYGKVQPSPLFDSQIAAALCGLGHGVGYAKLVEECLGQTLDKGESRTDWIKRPLTDAQLQYAANDVFFLYQLYPMLEQKLNELGRMDWLLEEGARLTEGRLERPSAETAFLKVKNAFQLTPKQLAYLKVLAAWRLERALDRDLALGFVIKDHALIALAKKQPKSLSDLLKINDLSEHEKRIHGKELLKVLQRADLTHLPEPIDVLALKPGYKQAFKAIKAVLTEVCEREGLPAELFCSKRHIHEYLEYRWQAQADAQLPLLLQGWRGALAKDCLAALTDAELAM; encoded by the coding sequence TTGCTGGAGTTTCAATACGTAAAGGACGATGAAACCCTGGGGGCACTTGTTGAGCAGTATCGTCAAAGCCCGGTGCTGGTGCTGGATACCGAGTTTGTCCGCACCCGGACTTACTATGCCAGATTAGGGCTTATTCAGGCGTACGATGGCAAGACACTGGCCTTGATTGACCCGCTGGATATTCAGGATCTGTCTCCCTTTTGGTCACTGCTGACCGAGCCTGGCATTCTTAAATTGGTGCATTCCTGCTCTGAAGATTTGGAAGTGTTTGCCCGCTACGGCAAGGTGCAACCATCGCCGCTGTTCGACAGCCAGATTGCTGCGGCGCTTTGCGGTCTTGGCCACGGTGTGGGGTACGCCAAGCTGGTGGAAGAATGCCTTGGGCAAACCCTGGATAAAGGCGAGTCACGTACCGACTGGATAAAACGGCCGCTGACCGATGCCCAGTTGCAATATGCCGCCAACGACGTGTTCTTTTTGTACCAGCTCTATCCCATGCTGGAGCAAAAGCTCAATGAGCTGGGACGCATGGATTGGTTGCTGGAAGAGGGCGCCAGACTGACCGAAGGTCGGCTTGAGCGTCCATCGGCGGAAACAGCTTTTCTTAAGGTGAAAAACGCGTTTCAGTTAACCCCTAAGCAGCTGGCGTATCTTAAGGTGCTGGCGGCCTGGCGCCTGGAGCGGGCGCTGGACAGGGATCTTGCCCTTGGCTTTGTGATTAAAGATCACGCCCTTATCGCTTTGGCAAAAAAGCAGCCTAAATCATTAAGCGATTTGCTGAAAATCAATGACTTGTCTGAGCATGAAAAACGTATTCACGGCAAAGAGCTGCTGAAGGTGTTGCAGCGCGCCGATCTGACCCATTTGCCAGAGCCAATCGATGTGCTGGCATTGAAGCCAGGTTACAAGCAGGCGTTCAAGGCCATCAAGGCGGTGCTGACCGAGGTGTGTGAGCGTGAAGGCTTACCGGCGGAACTTTTCTGCTCCAAGCGACATATTCACGAATACCTGGAGTATCGCTGGCAGGCGCAAGCGGACGCGCAGCTGCCGTTGCTGCTGCAAGGCTGGCGCGGCGCGCTGGCAAAGGACTGTCTGGCCGCGTTAACCGACGCCGAGCTTGCGATGTAA
- a CDS encoding YcgN family cysteine cluster protein produces MTTEEWESLCDGCGKCCLNKLIDDETDELYYTNAACKLLDRDACHCRHYTERFTFVPGCAAITVDNIASLSWLPDSCAYIRLYQGRDLPSWHPLLTGSKEAMHAAGMSVKGKVVCETKVRDMEDHIVLWPLKDID; encoded by the coding sequence ATGACCACCGAGGAGTGGGAATCCCTGTGTGACGGCTGCGGCAAGTGCTGCTTGAATAAGCTTATCGACGATGAAACCGATGAGCTTTATTACACCAATGCGGCCTGTAAACTGCTGGACAGAGACGCCTGCCATTGCCGCCATTATACGGAAAGGTTTACCTTTGTACCGGGCTGCGCCGCCATTACAGTGGACAATATTGCCAGCCTCAGTTGGCTGCCCGATAGCTGCGCCTATATTCGCCTGTATCAGGGCCGCGATTTACCCTCCTGGCATCCGCTTCTCACCGGCAGTAAAGAGGCCATGCACGCCGCTGGTATGTCGGTGAAGGGCAAGGTCGTATGTGAAACCAAGGTCAGGGACATGGAAGATCATATAGTGCTGTGGCCGCTGAAAGATATCGACTGA
- the minD gene encoding septum site-determining protein MinD, with the protein MAQIIVVTSGKGGVGKTTSSAAIATGLALRGHKTVVIDFDIGLRNLDLIMGCERRVVYDFVNVINGEANLNQALIKDKRSEKLYVLPASQTRDKDALTREGVGKVLDDLSKDFEFIVCDSPAGIETGALMALYFADVAIVTTNPEVSSVRDSDRILGILQSKSRRAEQNLEPIKEYLLLTRYSPSRVKNGEMLSVADVEEILAIKLLGVIPESQAVLRASNSGVPVIIDQESDAGQAYSDTVGRLLGEELPLRFVTEEKKGLLKRIFGS; encoded by the coding sequence ATGGCACAGATTATTGTTGTCACTTCAGGAAAAGGTGGTGTAGGCAAAACCACCTCCAGCGCAGCCATCGCCACCGGCCTGGCCCTGCGCGGCCATAAAACCGTAGTTATCGACTTCGATATCGGTCTGCGTAACCTCGACCTTATCATGGGCTGCGAGCGCCGCGTGGTGTATGACTTCGTCAACGTGATTAACGGCGAAGCCAATTTGAATCAAGCGCTTATCAAAGACAAACGCAGCGAAAAGCTGTATGTGCTGCCCGCCTCGCAAACCCGCGACAAGGACGCTCTCACCCGCGAAGGTGTGGGCAAGGTGCTGGACGATTTATCAAAAGACTTTGAATTTATCGTCTGTGACTCCCCTGCCGGTATCGAAACCGGTGCCCTGATGGCGCTTTACTTTGCCGACGTGGCCATTGTAACCACCAACCCGGAAGTGAGTTCGGTACGCGATTCAGACCGGATTTTGGGTATTTTGCAGAGCAAGTCTCGCCGCGCCGAGCAAAATCTTGAGCCCATCAAGGAATACCTGCTGCTGACCCGCTACTCCCCAAGCCGGGTGAAAAATGGCGAAATGCTGAGTGTGGCTGACGTGGAAGAAATCCTCGCCATCAAGTTGCTGGGTGTTATCCCTGAATCTCAGGCAGTACTGCGCGCATCCAACTCAGGTGTGCCTGTGATTATCGATCAGGAAAGTGATGCCGGTCAGGCATACAGCGACACGGTCGGGCGTCTGCTCGGTGAAGAACTTCCCCTTCGCTTCGTAACCGAAGAGAAGAAGGGCCTGTTGAAAAGGATCTTTGGTAGCTGA
- the dsbB gene encoding disulfide bond formation protein DsbB codes for MSSLISFAHNRLSWAILALSALSLELAALYFQYGMKLDPCVMCIYQRLAVFGLLGAGVLGLIAPASRIMRLLGGLLWGISSIWGLKLALELVDMQNNPNPFSTCSFLPEFPSWMPLHEWLPDVFMPTGMCTDIPWQFAGVTMGEWMIVAFSIYLLALLVFLVPIFKKSA; via the coding sequence ATGTCCAGCCTGATTTCTTTCGCCCACAATCGCTTATCCTGGGCGATATTGGCCCTGAGCGCCCTGTCGTTGGAGTTGGCGGCACTGTATTTTCAGTACGGAATGAAGCTCGATCCCTGCGTTATGTGTATCTACCAGCGCCTTGCAGTGTTTGGTTTACTCGGCGCTGGGGTGCTTGGCCTTATTGCCCCGGCAAGCCGTATTATGCGTCTACTGGGTGGGCTGCTCTGGGGCATCAGCAGTATCTGGGGCCTTAAGCTCGCCCTGGAACTGGTGGATATGCAAAATAACCCCAACCCCTTCTCAACCTGCTCGTTCCTGCCAGAATTTCCAAGCTGGATGCCACTGCACGAATGGCTACCGGATGTGTTTATGCCCACCGGCATGTGCACCGATATCCCCTGGCAGTTTGCCGGTGTCACCATGGGCGAGTGGATGATTGTGGCCTTCAGTATCTACCTGCTGGCACTGCTGGTGTTTCTGGTACCTATCTTTAAGAAGTCCGCCTGA